One region of Streptomyces leeuwenhoekii genomic DNA includes:
- a CDS encoding SGM_5486 family transporter-associated protein: protein MPVLDPNPQHGQKKMLLVFGAFFGIFVIIGIVATIASP from the coding sequence ATGCCAGTCCTCGACCCGAACCCCCAGCACGGTCAGAAGAAGATGCTGCTCGTCTTCGGCGCCTTCTTCGGGATCTTCGTGATCATCGGCATCGTCGCGACGATCGCCTCACCCTGA
- a CDS encoding CynX/NimT family MFS transporter: protein MASDETRTPKSTTAVSTAAPDAREPEGTGERAVPERPSTRPWTAWTTRLLVLGIVLAALNLRPAITSLGALLEEVRDGLGMSGSVAGLLTSVPPLCFAVFGVTAPRLARRFGPGAVVCAGMAAIAAGLLIRPYAGSTPGFLAASALALMGIAVSNVLMPVIVKRWFPDRVGSMTGLYSMALAFGTSIAAAATVPLTDAMGGHWQPGLAVWAVLAVAAVLPWLTFVRDREAPSAGHASGPAEESGGSEGEAQARPEPKGAAPAGGQPALRITHSRTAWALAVFFGLQATAAYITMGWMAQIFRDAGVSAGTAGLLLAVTMVMGVPLAFVIPRVATRLPHQGPIALVLGVCGLAGYAGLYFAPAGGAWVWAVLLGVSNCAFPLALTMVGMRARTGTGVAQLSAFAQSTGYLISIPGPLLVGVLYQHSGGWGLPIALMTALMVPQMVVGVLAGRDRTVEDEAGR, encoded by the coding sequence ATGGCTAGTGACGAAACCCGGACGCCGAAGTCCACGACCGCAGTCAGTACGGCCGCGCCCGACGCCCGGGAACCGGAGGGGACCGGCGAGCGTGCCGTGCCGGAAAGGCCGTCCACGCGCCCGTGGACGGCGTGGACGACACGCCTGCTCGTGCTCGGCATCGTCCTGGCCGCGCTCAACCTCCGCCCGGCCATCACCAGCCTCGGCGCGCTCCTCGAAGAGGTCCGCGACGGGCTCGGCATGAGCGGCAGCGTGGCGGGGCTGCTCACCTCCGTGCCCCCGCTGTGCTTCGCCGTCTTCGGCGTCACCGCCCCGCGGCTGGCCCGCCGCTTCGGACCGGGCGCGGTGGTGTGCGCGGGCATGGCCGCCATCGCCGCCGGCCTGCTGATCCGCCCGTACGCGGGAAGCACGCCCGGCTTCCTGGCCGCCAGCGCGCTGGCCCTCATGGGCATCGCGGTCAGCAACGTGCTGATGCCGGTCATCGTCAAGCGCTGGTTCCCCGACCGGGTCGGTTCGATGACGGGCCTGTACTCGATGGCGCTCGCCTTCGGCACCTCGATCGCCGCCGCGGCGACCGTGCCCCTGACGGACGCGATGGGCGGTCACTGGCAGCCCGGCCTCGCCGTGTGGGCCGTGCTGGCCGTGGCGGCCGTCCTGCCGTGGCTGACGTTCGTACGGGACCGGGAGGCGCCGTCCGCCGGTCATGCCTCCGGACCGGCCGAGGAGTCCGGCGGGTCCGAGGGGGAGGCGCAGGCGCGCCCCGAGCCGAAGGGCGCCGCGCCGGCCGGCGGGCAGCCCGCGCTGCGGATCACCCACAGCCGTACCGCCTGGGCACTCGCCGTGTTCTTCGGCCTCCAGGCCACCGCCGCGTACATCACGATGGGCTGGATGGCGCAGATCTTCCGGGACGCGGGCGTCTCCGCCGGCACGGCGGGACTGCTGCTGGCGGTCACCATGGTGATGGGCGTGCCGCTCGCCTTCGTCATCCCGCGCGTGGCCACGCGGCTGCCCCACCAGGGCCCGATCGCGCTGGTCCTGGGCGTGTGCGGCCTGGCCGGCTACGCCGGGCTGTACTTCGCCCCGGCCGGCGGCGCCTGGGTGTGGGCGGTGCTGCTCGGCGTCTCCAACTGCGCCTTCCCGCTCGCCCTGACCATGGTCGGGATGCGGGCCCGCACCGGCACGGGCGTCGCCCAGCTCTCGGCCTTCGCGCAGAGCACCGGCTACCTGATCTCCATCCCCGGCCCGCTCCTGGTGGGCGTGCTCTACCAGCACAGCGGAGGCTGGGGACTGCCGATCGCGCTGATGACGGCCCTGATGGTGCCCCAGATGGTGGTCGGCGTCCTGGCGGGACGCGACCGTACGGTGGAGGACGAGGCGGGCCGCTGA
- a CDS encoding FadR/GntR family transcriptional regulator — MPLSHPRRSALSEQVIAALRQQITSGEWPVGSRIPTEPELVEQLGVARNTVREAVRALAHNGLLDIRQGSGTYVVATSELAGVMHRRFADADPRHVAELRSTLESAAARLAAERRTEKDLKQLDALLVRREEAWESGDTEAFVAADATFHLAVVAASHNDVMTAMYADLGEVLRDWLREDVGEELTPETHMDHARLVDAIRTGDAETAQAEAAGYPFLCRPGRFSSPEGG; from the coding sequence ATGCCCCTGAGCCATCCCCGTCGTTCGGCGTTGTCCGAGCAGGTCATCGCCGCGCTGCGGCAGCAGATCACCTCGGGTGAGTGGCCGGTCGGCTCGCGCATCCCGACCGAGCCCGAGCTGGTGGAACAGCTCGGCGTGGCCCGCAACACGGTCCGCGAGGCGGTTCGCGCGCTGGCCCACAACGGCCTTCTGGACATCCGTCAGGGCTCCGGCACGTACGTCGTGGCGACCAGCGAGCTGGCGGGCGTGATGCACCGCCGCTTCGCGGACGCCGACCCCCGGCACGTCGCCGAGCTGCGCTCCACCCTGGAGTCGGCCGCGGCCAGGCTGGCGGCCGAGCGGCGCACGGAGAAGGACCTCAAGCAGCTCGACGCGCTGCTGGTGCGCCGGGAGGAGGCGTGGGAGTCGGGTGACACGGAGGCGTTCGTGGCGGCGGACGCCACCTTCCACCTGGCCGTGGTGGCCGCCTCCCACAACGACGTGATGACCGCGATGTACGCCGATCTCGGCGAGGTGCTGCGGGACTGGCTGCGTGAGGACGTCGGCGAGGAGCTGACGCCGGAGACGCACATGGACCACGCGCGGCTGGTCGACGCGATCCGCACCGGTGACGCCGAGACGGCCCAGGCGGAGGCCGCCGGGTATCCGTTCCTGTGCCGGCCGGGCCGGTTCAGCTCCCCCGAAGGTGGCTGA
- the fabI gene encoding enoyl-ACP reductase FabI, whose amino-acid sequence MSGILEGKRVLITGVLMESSIAFHTAKLAQEQGAEIILTAFPRPTLTERIAKKLPKPTKVIELDVTNDEHLGRLEEVVGQELGGLDGVVHSIGFAPQDALGGNFLNTPFESVATAMHVSAFSLKSLTMACLPLMQNGGSVVGLTFDAQYAWPQYDWMGPAKAALEATSRYMARELGKQNIRCNLISAGPIGSMAAKSIPGFGELASVWDSRSPLEWDLKDPEPAGRGVVALLSDWFPKTTGEIIHVDGGLHAIGA is encoded by the coding sequence ATGAGCGGAATTCTCGAGGGCAAGCGCGTCCTGATCACCGGCGTGCTGATGGAGTCCTCCATCGCCTTCCACACGGCCAAGCTGGCCCAGGAGCAGGGCGCCGAGATCATCCTGACCGCGTTCCCGCGGCCCACGCTGACCGAGCGCATCGCCAAGAAGCTGCCCAAGCCCACCAAGGTCATCGAGCTGGACGTCACCAACGACGAGCACCTGGGCCGGCTGGAAGAGGTCGTCGGCCAGGAGCTGGGCGGCCTGGACGGCGTCGTCCACTCCATCGGCTTCGCCCCGCAGGACGCCCTGGGCGGCAACTTCCTCAACACGCCGTTCGAGTCGGTGGCCACCGCCATGCACGTCTCGGCGTTCTCCCTGAAGTCGCTGACCATGGCCTGCCTGCCGCTGATGCAGAACGGCGGCTCCGTCGTCGGCCTGACCTTCGACGCCCAGTACGCCTGGCCGCAGTACGACTGGATGGGCCCGGCCAAGGCCGCCCTGGAGGCGACCAGCCGCTACATGGCGCGTGAGCTGGGCAAGCAGAACATCCGCTGCAACCTGATCTCGGCGGGCCCGATCGGCTCCATGGCCGCCAAGTCCATCCCGGGCTTCGGCGAGCTGGCCTCCGTGTGGGACTCCCGCTCCCCGCTGGAGTGGGACCTGAAGGACCCCGAGCCGGCCGGCCGCGGTGTGGTCGCCCTGCTGAGCGACTGGTTCCCGAAGACCACCGGCGAGATCATCCACGTGGACGGCGGTCTGCACGCCATCGGCGCCTGA